One genomic segment of Corallococcus silvisoli includes these proteins:
- a CDS encoding tetratricopeptide repeat protein, producing the protein MKRLGSVGLMLGVLTLGGTFGCADEKEEKAKEHRVKGTNFLADKNYAEAVKEYEESLKIDPNQEKVWEKKAFAHMQAGQTDAAAQAALKLVDFAKTPTEKADAYRNIAAMYAKNGPLEKAEQYFQEALKINPKDTDALSWIAEVHSQRGGARSMAAPAVPEELEKALKTYDEVLAINPDSPNTYLNKRIVMAKYMEHEKALRDAAEQEAVEAATPPKAEKGKKPVVDPQAAERVAAAKASAAAHAARIEELQVQFNEMTKQFGEATKRAKAAQATAK; encoded by the coding sequence ATGAAGCGACTGGGTAGCGTGGGTTTGATGCTGGGTGTGCTGACCCTGGGCGGGACCTTCGGCTGTGCGGACGAGAAGGAGGAGAAGGCCAAGGAGCACCGCGTCAAGGGCACCAACTTCCTCGCCGACAAGAACTACGCGGAGGCGGTGAAGGAGTACGAGGAGTCGCTGAAGATCGACCCGAACCAGGAGAAGGTCTGGGAGAAGAAGGCCTTCGCGCACATGCAGGCGGGCCAGACGGACGCCGCCGCGCAGGCCGCGCTGAAGCTGGTGGACTTCGCGAAGACGCCCACCGAGAAGGCCGACGCCTACCGCAACATCGCGGCGATGTACGCGAAGAACGGCCCGCTGGAGAAGGCGGAGCAGTACTTCCAGGAAGCGCTGAAGATCAACCCGAAGGACACCGACGCGCTCAGCTGGATCGCGGAGGTCCACTCGCAGCGCGGCGGGGCTCGCTCCATGGCCGCCCCGGCCGTCCCGGAGGAGTTGGAGAAGGCGCTGAAGACGTATGACGAGGTCCTCGCCATCAACCCGGACTCGCCCAACACGTACCTCAACAAGCGCATCGTGATGGCCAAGTACATGGAGCACGAGAAGGCCCTGCGCGACGCCGCCGAGCAGGAGGCCGTCGAGGCCGCCACGCCGCCCAAGGCGGAGAAGGGCAAGAAGCCCGTCGTGGATCCGCAGGCCGCGGAGCGCGTCGCCGCCGCCAAGGCCAGCGCCGCCGCTCACGCCGCGCGCATCGAGGAGCTCCAGGTCCAGTTCAACGAAATGACCAAGCAGTTCGGCGAGGCGACCAAGCGCGCCAAGGCCGCGCAGGCCACGGCCAAGTAG
- a CDS encoding ABC transporter substrate-binding protein: MSLFRLPSLLCVVLALAAGCQRSAPPASESQARRIISLSPSLTETLFALGAGAEVVGVSDYTTLPEGAPALPRVGTTFTPNFEAIARLKPTLLVDQQVKQAPAEALSALAPLKVLPWLSLPEVVASVKELGRLSGREPQAAALAERLQVTLSRPAPKDAPRVLLVLGDVAGTLSEVWYMKRASLHGAALEAAGGRNAVAEDKLGPPNLSLEGVIALNPDAVLVLINAPALDAEQQARVLTQWKQLTGLRAAREDRVRLVIGPDVQSTGPAILDVVDRLHAALGTLPSAP, from the coding sequence ATGAGTCTCTTCCGCCTCCCCTCGCTGCTCTGCGTGGTGCTCGCACTCGCGGCTGGTTGCCAACGCTCGGCGCCCCCTGCGTCGGAGTCACAGGCGCGGCGGATCATCTCGCTGTCGCCGTCCCTCACGGAGACGCTGTTCGCGCTGGGCGCCGGCGCGGAGGTGGTGGGCGTGTCCGACTACACCACCCTGCCCGAGGGGGCTCCCGCGCTGCCTCGGGTGGGCACCACCTTCACCCCCAACTTCGAGGCCATCGCGCGGCTCAAGCCGACGCTGCTCGTGGACCAGCAGGTGAAGCAGGCTCCAGCGGAGGCGCTGTCCGCGCTCGCGCCGCTGAAGGTGCTGCCCTGGCTGTCGCTTCCGGAGGTCGTGGCGAGCGTGAAGGAGCTGGGCCGGCTGAGCGGACGTGAGCCCCAGGCCGCGGCGCTGGCGGAGCGGCTCCAGGTGACGCTGTCGCGCCCCGCGCCGAAGGACGCGCCACGCGTGCTGCTGGTGCTGGGCGACGTGGCGGGCACGCTGTCGGAGGTCTGGTACATGAAGCGCGCGTCGCTTCACGGCGCCGCGCTGGAAGCCGCGGGTGGGCGCAACGCCGTCGCGGAGGACAAGCTTGGGCCGCCCAACCTGTCGCTGGAAGGGGTCATCGCGCTCAATCCGGACGCGGTGCTGGTCCTCATCAACGCCCCCGCCCTGGACGCCGAGCAGCAGGCGCGCGTGCTCACCCAATGGAAGCAGCTCACCGGACTGCGCGCCGCGCGAGAGGACCGGGTGCGGCTGGTCATCGGCCCCGACGTGCAGTCCACCGGGCCCGCCATCCTCGACGTCGTCGACCGGCTCCACGCCGCCCTGGGCACCCTGCCCTCCGCGCCATGA
- a CDS encoding FecCD family ABC transporter permease, giving the protein MKPWVLVALCVAACLVAPFIGPGFSADSADFIFWQLRVPRTLMAILVGGTLSLVGAVYQSLFANPLAAPSTVGTTAGATLGALVAIILGARLAPGGLPLITAAAFVGALGVSLVVAAIAAGRRVRMNDVVLAGIACSMAAGAIATGLQFSADSAELMAATLWSLGHLPQVGYSGVLLLTPFALVTVVGLLALTRALEVFIAGEEHAESQGVPVRRVRTVAIGLGALGVAACVAWCGPIAFVELIVPHLVRRTLGVSRRVLLPGSVVVGAAFLALCDASARVILPGRELPVGVVTAALGAPLLVSLVARGRSS; this is encoded by the coding sequence GTGAAGCCCTGGGTCCTCGTGGCGCTGTGCGTGGCCGCTTGCCTCGTGGCGCCGTTCATCGGCCCGGGCTTCTCCGCGGATTCGGCGGACTTCATCTTCTGGCAGCTGCGCGTGCCCCGCACGCTGATGGCCATCCTGGTGGGCGGCACGCTGTCCCTGGTGGGCGCGGTGTATCAGTCCCTCTTCGCGAACCCGCTGGCCGCGCCGAGCACCGTGGGCACCACGGCGGGCGCGACCCTGGGCGCGCTGGTGGCCATCATCCTGGGGGCTCGACTGGCGCCTGGGGGACTGCCGCTCATCACCGCCGCGGCCTTCGTGGGGGCGCTGGGCGTCAGCCTGGTGGTGGCCGCCATCGCGGCGGGCCGGCGCGTGCGGATGAACGACGTGGTGCTCGCGGGCATCGCCTGCTCCATGGCCGCGGGGGCGATCGCCACCGGATTGCAGTTCTCCGCGGACTCCGCGGAGCTGATGGCGGCCACGCTCTGGTCGCTGGGCCACCTGCCCCAGGTGGGCTATTCGGGCGTGCTGCTGCTGACGCCGTTCGCGCTCGTCACCGTCGTGGGCCTGCTCGCCCTCACCCGCGCACTGGAGGTGTTCATCGCCGGCGAGGAGCACGCCGAGTCCCAGGGCGTCCCCGTCCGCCGCGTCCGCACGGTGGCCATCGGCCTGGGGGCGCTGGGCGTCGCCGCGTGCGTCGCCTGGTGCGGCCCCATCGCCTTCGTGGAGCTCATCGTCCCGCACCTCGTGCGCCGCACTCTGGGCGTGAGTCGCCGCGTCCTGCTGCCCGGCTCGGTGGTGGTGGGGGCGGCCTTCCTCGCGTTGTGCGATGCGTCGGCACGGGTGATCCTCCCCGGGCGGGAATTGCCCGTGGGAGTGGTGACGGCCGCCCTGGGCGCGCCCCTGCTCGTCTCCCTGGTCGCGCGCGGCCGCTCCTCCTGA
- a CDS encoding protease inhibitor I42 family protein, whose protein sequence is MAKPKSGAKKPTPAAKAGAKPAAKKDNAARLDLIRNASKKVATAATKVVKAVAEGAKGKVAAAKKAVAEKPEKASATAKKAVAKAAPAAPPAKGGKAAPVAKAAPAAPAKGAPAGKKAAGKAGGKTPSSVPSGPPVEKPRPRATKLPPVGEPLTKREMEQLLTAGEGRGVMGEGSLKGRLILSGELPHLVVVGRDKRELTFLLQGPDQEVLPAYVDHKVSVSGLIKKTTNHSGVVEVRKYSAKKPEVEEVAPPPADTEPKLRYLSPGEVSMAIAAGMGSGIKGFASIRGNLEMMGDDFVLVVSNGGTRQQVSFAIEGKAAVKSLRKHVGQTLQVTGVVDKTSGWGGRIAAETVEPRPSEARSVSRDEMELVHIEGEVPTSVDVKLNHGLTVRLQEQPGSTWAIEPTLAKRVGLREANFEPGPAGSPATREFFFTPRNPGSFEVEFFLAKAFTPGVVERSFKINVTVRP, encoded by the coding sequence ATGGCCAAGCCCAAGTCCGGGGCGAAGAAGCCGACTCCCGCTGCAAAAGCCGGTGCGAAGCCTGCCGCGAAGAAGGACAACGCGGCCCGCCTGGATCTGATCAGGAACGCCTCGAAGAAGGTGGCGACGGCCGCGACGAAGGTCGTCAAGGCGGTGGCCGAGGGGGCGAAGGGGAAGGTCGCGGCGGCGAAGAAGGCGGTGGCGGAGAAGCCGGAGAAGGCGTCCGCGACCGCCAAGAAGGCGGTGGCCAAGGCGGCCCCCGCGGCGCCTCCCGCGAAGGGTGGCAAGGCCGCGCCCGTCGCGAAGGCCGCCCCCGCGGCGCCCGCGAAGGGCGCTCCCGCCGGCAAGAAGGCCGCGGGGAAGGCGGGGGGCAAGACCCCTTCGTCCGTTCCCTCCGGTCCCCCCGTGGAGAAGCCGCGCCCGCGCGCGACCAAGCTTCCCCCCGTGGGCGAGCCGCTCACGAAGCGCGAGATGGAGCAGCTGCTCACCGCCGGCGAAGGCCGGGGCGTGATGGGGGAGGGCAGCCTCAAGGGCCGGCTCATCCTCAGCGGCGAGCTGCCCCACCTGGTGGTCGTGGGCCGCGACAAGCGCGAGCTGACGTTCCTGCTCCAGGGCCCGGACCAGGAGGTCCTCCCGGCCTACGTGGACCACAAGGTCTCCGTGAGCGGCCTCATCAAGAAGACGACCAACCACAGCGGCGTGGTGGAGGTGCGCAAGTACTCCGCCAAGAAGCCGGAAGTGGAGGAGGTCGCGCCGCCGCCCGCGGACACCGAGCCGAAGCTGCGCTACCTGTCGCCCGGCGAGGTCTCCATGGCCATCGCCGCGGGCATGGGCTCCGGCATCAAGGGCTTCGCCAGCATCCGGGGCAACCTGGAGATGATGGGCGACGACTTCGTGCTCGTCGTGTCCAACGGGGGCACGCGCCAGCAGGTGTCCTTCGCCATCGAGGGCAAGGCGGCCGTCAAGAGCCTGCGCAAGCACGTGGGGCAGACGCTCCAGGTGACGGGCGTGGTGGACAAGACGTCCGGCTGGGGTGGCCGCATCGCCGCGGAGACGGTGGAGCCGCGTCCGTCCGAGGCGCGCTCGGTGTCGCGCGACGAGATGGAGCTGGTGCACATCGAGGGCGAGGTGCCCACGTCCGTGGACGTGAAGCTCAACCACGGCCTCACGGTGCGCCTGCAGGAGCAGCCCGGTTCGACCTGGGCCATCGAGCCCACGCTGGCCAAGCGCGTGGGTCTGCGCGAGGCCAACTTCGAGCCGGGTCCCGCCGGCAGCCCCGCCACCCGCGAGTTCTTCTTCACCCCCCGCAACCCCGGCAGCTTCGAAGTGGAGTTCTTCCTCGCCAAGGCGTTCACGCCGGGCGTGGTGGAGCGCTCCTTCAAGATCAACGTCACGGTCAGGCCCTGA
- a CDS encoding DUF3185 family protein encodes MGAVRIVGLMLAVAGGVLLFTGLKARDSLTERATELITGRNTEQTTYYVAGGGAALVGGVLLALFGGGRGRR; translated from the coding sequence GTGGGCGCTGTGCGAATCGTGGGGTTGATGCTCGCCGTGGCGGGCGGAGTGCTGCTGTTCACCGGGCTCAAGGCGCGGGACTCGCTCACCGAACGCGCGACGGAGCTCATCACCGGCCGCAACACCGAACAGACGACGTACTACGTCGCGGGCGGCGGCGCCGCGCTCGTGGGCGGCGTGCTCCTGGCCCTCTTCGGAGGGGGACGAGGCCGGCGCTAG
- a CDS encoding ABC transporter ATP-binding protein: MTAGLTLEAVTVRARGRTLLDGVSLRVTPGDFVAIVGPNGAGKSTLLRVALGLLQPDAGHALVDGQDVAKLAPRERAARLAWLPQRLEAAEPITALEQVVSARYRFPESRRASEAAAHQALAEVGAASFALRPITELSGGERQRVAVAGLLAQETPLVLLDEPANFLDPAQQLDLYARMGQLWRAGRGILCVTHDVNVLAHTHAPGTPAPRVVGLFQGRVAFDSRLDAPDLGEQLGALFGVRMHGMHVEGHRVFVGLPRSGGTP, encoded by the coding sequence ATGACGGCCGGCCTGACGCTGGAGGCGGTGACGGTGCGAGCGCGCGGGCGGACGCTGCTGGATGGCGTGTCGCTGCGCGTGACACCGGGCGACTTCGTGGCCATCGTCGGGCCCAACGGCGCCGGAAAGTCCACGCTCCTGCGGGTGGCGCTGGGCCTGCTCCAGCCGGACGCGGGCCATGCGCTCGTGGACGGACAGGACGTGGCGAAGCTCGCTCCCCGTGAGCGCGCGGCGCGGCTCGCGTGGCTGCCCCAGCGGCTGGAGGCGGCGGAGCCCATCACCGCGCTGGAGCAGGTCGTCTCCGCGCGCTACCGCTTCCCCGAGTCCCGGCGCGCCTCCGAGGCGGCGGCGCACCAGGCGCTCGCGGAGGTGGGGGCCGCATCGTTCGCCCTGCGGCCCATCACCGAGCTGTCGGGCGGCGAGCGGCAGCGCGTGGCGGTGGCGGGGTTGCTCGCGCAGGAGACGCCGCTGGTGCTGCTGGACGAGCCCGCCAACTTCCTGGACCCCGCGCAGCAGCTGGACCTGTACGCGCGCATGGGTCAGCTCTGGCGCGCGGGGCGCGGCATCCTCTGCGTGACCCATGACGTCAACGTGCTCGCGCACACCCATGCGCCCGGGACGCCCGCGCCGCGCGTGGTCGGGCTCTTCCAGGGCCGCGTGGCGTTCGACTCGCGCCTCGATGCGCCGGACCTGGGCGAACAGCTGGGAGCGTTGTTCGGCGTGAGGATGCACGGCATGCACGTGGAGGGACACCGCGTCTTCGTGGGCCTGCCCCGGAGCGGAGGCACGCCGTGA
- a CDS encoding polysaccharide deacetylase family protein has translation MVSITLDDGWSTQYTAARPALNSRGIPATYYLVTDAIAQGWGGYLTLAQVRTLHTEGNEIASHTRTHPDLTTLTPAQLTSELHDSRVYLSTNVGPACGKDFASPYGAYNATVMAALKPEYASHRTINAGRNFRDTVIYELRANDVSSAVTVATVKGWINQAIAEKSWLIILFHEFTSGTPTRDTQYKTSNFTSILDYVRSTGIRTVTVAQGLALTDGVTEPPVSVGTVVYDDAMGSGFQDWSWATHDLDQSVTVHSGATAIGFEPDFWEALMFHHAGLDLSLYQSVDLWVHGGTTGGQQVRLALYNGSTPRGSMNLATALGHPIAAGTWQKVSIPLSALGATSGTVDDLYVMDDSGANQGTLYVDDFILVPR, from the coding sequence ATGGTCTCCATCACGTTGGATGACGGCTGGAGCACGCAGTACACGGCGGCGCGGCCCGCGCTCAACTCGCGAGGCATTCCCGCGACCTACTACCTCGTCACCGACGCCATCGCGCAGGGGTGGGGTGGCTACCTGACCCTCGCGCAGGTGCGGACGCTCCATACGGAGGGAAATGAGATCGCCAGCCACACCCGCACGCACCCGGATCTCACCACGTTGACGCCCGCGCAGCTCACGTCGGAGCTGCATGACTCGCGGGTGTATCTGTCCACGAACGTGGGGCCGGCGTGTGGCAAGGACTTCGCTTCACCCTATGGTGCCTACAACGCGACCGTGATGGCCGCGCTGAAGCCGGAGTACGCCAGCCACCGCACCATCAACGCGGGCCGGAACTTCCGCGACACGGTCATCTACGAGCTGCGCGCCAACGACGTCTCGAGCGCGGTGACGGTGGCGACGGTGAAGGGATGGATCAACCAGGCCATCGCGGAGAAGAGCTGGCTCATCATCCTCTTCCATGAGTTCACCAGCGGCACGCCCACGCGCGACACGCAATACAAGACCTCCAACTTCACCAGCATCCTCGACTACGTGCGGTCGACCGGCATCCGCACCGTCACCGTCGCGCAAGGGCTGGCGCTGACGGACGGCGTCACGGAGCCACCGGTCTCCGTGGGCACGGTCGTCTACGACGACGCGATGGGCAGCGGGTTCCAGGACTGGAGCTGGGCGACGCACGACCTGGACCAGTCCGTCACGGTGCACTCCGGGGCCACGGCCATCGGGTTCGAGCCGGACTTCTGGGAGGCGCTGATGTTCCACCACGCGGGCCTGGACCTGTCGCTGTACCAGTCCGTCGACCTCTGGGTGCACGGCGGCACCACGGGCGGTCAGCAGGTGCGGCTGGCGCTCTACAATGGCTCCACGCCGCGCGGCAGCATGAACCTGGCGACGGCGCTGGGCCACCCCATCGCGGCGGGGACGTGGCAGAAGGTCTCCATTCCGCTGAGCGCGCTGGGCGCGACGTCCGGCACGGTGGATGACCTCTACGTGATGGACGACTCAGGAGCGAACCAGGGCACGCTGTACGTGGACGACTTCATCCTCGTTCCCCGCTGA
- the rnr gene encoding ribonuclease R, with protein sequence MSLSQDHIRQLLAEADHPLGVKELLRVAGLNPGQQTELKRALRELVRSGAILKEGKRFRLEGPRVPRAPDADADLRRAPSAPPFKKRGPAPGSGREERRGGFRDDGPSGAPFRRSLQRGSRDERFTDSGIPEVEGILHMHRDGFGFVHPVTGEGENIFLPPGEAQRALDNDRVLVEVAGRPGRYEGRLLRVVNRRRELAVGTYVAQGRHSVVLPTDANLPGPIRVPATQMARDGDLVKVRLGVGADLLEPGQGLFGEVAGSLGRPGEPSAEVLGSAFSQGFSDEFPPEVMDEADAFAVRVSEAEATEGNRRDLRSLPLITIDGEDARDFDDAVYAEPKAGGWRLVVAIADVSHYVRERSALDAEAINRATSVYLPDRVLPMLPERLSNGICSLRPDEDRLCMVADMTFDRHGQRRSHELYPAVMRSVARCTYNEVQDVLDGTDVPHRNFLKPQFEELMALARALMGMRKARGAIDFDVPEHKVLLGEDGLPLRMEKRERKDSHRLIEECMLAANEAVATYFQDEGLPTVYRFHGEPDPQKLAAFAVLAEAYGFHLEVEDGVSSKELDAFITQLEGHPEQRALNQLLLRSMMQAVYTSTRVGHYGLAAENYLHFTSPIRRYPDLLVHRILKAVWARKGKRPSDAQLEREEERLEGMAQQCSERERAAMTVEREVVAFYAALMMKDRVGEEFDATVAGIADFGFFVELDEVHVEGLVKAETLGPGSKLDKRTHSLVYANGRRVRVGQKLRVRLLSANTTSRKIDFEALQFENEAPLPRAAGARPPSRRREYVNEAPVRHQGGRHERPGRPGRHEREAAKAGRTPWKKPAGADADGQWRSLAEQEEAGTRTTDEALQKPRGARSGAASWRSVTAAGDEGRQKPQGARSGAASWKSATAASEASHRKLSGPGAEAEPWSPDAEETPFGVRPWEPPTAEDVASEEAASFAGFGGDASEEATSRPRPRGRFSREGRREEAAPARTTSRFPRAKTEDVPTPKAEPSAPAKGKRRVIRPARPASGEDSASTAGALSPSEDFARPGQDSEEAAPSAAPGLEASPFGDDTAPAASPHPGFDRIRALAAQRGQLTTGGAPGRAGASKKVRKAATGAAARSKPSKKSPSGKKTGGSKGASKKPGRGAPGKRKR encoded by the coding sequence GTGAGCCTCTCCCAAGACCACATCCGACAGCTGCTCGCTGAAGCCGACCACCCGCTGGGCGTGAAGGAACTCCTTCGCGTCGCGGGGCTGAACCCCGGCCAGCAGACCGAACTCAAGCGCGCCCTGCGCGAGCTGGTGCGCTCCGGCGCCATCCTCAAGGAGGGCAAGCGCTTCCGGCTGGAAGGCCCGCGCGTGCCCCGTGCCCCGGACGCGGATGCGGACCTCCGCCGGGCGCCCTCCGCCCCTCCCTTCAAGAAGCGCGGGCCCGCTCCTGGCAGCGGCCGCGAGGAGCGCCGGGGCGGCTTCCGCGATGACGGTCCCAGCGGTGCTCCGTTCCGGCGCTCGCTCCAGCGGGGCTCCCGCGACGAGCGCTTCACCGACTCCGGCATCCCCGAGGTGGAGGGCATCCTCCACATGCACCGGGACGGCTTCGGCTTCGTGCACCCGGTGACGGGCGAGGGCGAGAACATCTTCCTGCCGCCGGGCGAGGCGCAGCGGGCGCTCGACAACGACCGCGTCCTCGTGGAGGTGGCGGGCCGGCCGGGCCGCTACGAGGGCCGGCTGTTGCGCGTGGTCAACCGCCGCCGTGAGCTGGCGGTGGGCACGTACGTGGCGCAGGGACGCCACTCGGTGGTGCTGCCCACGGACGCGAACCTCCCGGGCCCCATCCGCGTCCCCGCGACGCAGATGGCGCGCGATGGCGACCTGGTGAAGGTGCGGCTGGGCGTGGGCGCGGATCTCCTGGAGCCGGGACAGGGGCTGTTCGGCGAGGTGGCGGGCTCGCTGGGCCGGCCGGGTGAGCCGAGCGCCGAGGTGCTGGGGTCGGCCTTCTCGCAGGGCTTCTCCGACGAGTTCCCGCCGGAGGTGATGGACGAGGCGGATGCGTTCGCCGTGCGCGTCTCCGAAGCGGAGGCCACGGAGGGAAACCGCCGCGACCTGCGCTCCCTGCCGCTCATCACCATCGACGGTGAGGACGCGCGCGACTTCGACGACGCGGTCTACGCGGAGCCGAAGGCCGGGGGCTGGCGGCTGGTGGTGGCCATCGCGGACGTGTCCCACTACGTGCGCGAGCGCAGCGCCCTGGACGCGGAGGCGATCAACCGCGCCACGTCCGTGTACCTGCCGGACCGCGTGCTGCCCATGCTGCCGGAGCGGCTGAGCAACGGCATCTGCTCGTTGCGTCCGGACGAGGACCGGCTGTGCATGGTCGCGGACATGACGTTCGACCGCCACGGCCAGCGCCGCTCGCACGAGCTGTATCCGGCGGTGATGCGCAGCGTGGCGCGCTGCACGTACAACGAGGTGCAGGACGTCCTGGATGGCACGGACGTGCCGCACCGGAACTTCCTCAAGCCCCAGTTCGAGGAGTTGATGGCGCTGGCCCGCGCGCTGATGGGCATGCGCAAGGCGCGAGGCGCCATCGACTTCGACGTGCCCGAGCACAAGGTGCTGCTGGGCGAGGACGGCCTGCCGCTGCGCATGGAGAAGCGCGAGCGCAAGGACAGCCACCGGCTCATCGAGGAGTGCATGCTCGCCGCCAACGAGGCGGTGGCGACGTACTTCCAGGACGAGGGCCTGCCCACGGTGTACCGGTTCCACGGCGAGCCGGATCCGCAGAAGCTGGCGGCGTTCGCGGTGCTGGCGGAGGCGTACGGCTTCCACCTGGAAGTCGAGGACGGTGTGTCGTCGAAGGAGCTGGACGCGTTCATCACGCAGCTGGAGGGACACCCCGAACAGCGGGCGCTCAACCAGCTGCTGCTGCGCTCCATGATGCAGGCCGTCTACACGTCGACGCGCGTGGGCCACTACGGGCTCGCGGCGGAGAACTACCTGCACTTCACGTCGCCCATCCGGCGGTATCCGGACCTGCTGGTGCACCGCATCCTCAAGGCGGTGTGGGCGCGCAAGGGCAAGCGGCCCTCGGACGCGCAGCTGGAGCGCGAGGAGGAGCGGCTGGAGGGCATGGCGCAGCAGTGCTCGGAGCGCGAGCGCGCGGCCATGACGGTGGAGCGCGAGGTGGTGGCGTTCTACGCGGCGCTGATGATGAAGGACCGCGTGGGCGAGGAGTTCGACGCGACGGTGGCGGGCATCGCCGACTTCGGCTTCTTCGTGGAGCTGGACGAGGTGCACGTCGAAGGCCTGGTGAAGGCGGAGACGCTGGGGCCGGGCTCCAAGCTGGACAAGCGCACGCACTCGCTCGTGTACGCGAACGGCAGGCGCGTGCGCGTGGGCCAGAAGCTGCGCGTGAGGTTGCTGTCCGCGAACACGACGTCGCGGAAGATCGACTTCGAGGCGCTCCAGTTCGAGAACGAAGCGCCGCTCCCGAGGGCCGCGGGGGCCCGGCCGCCGTCGCGCCGGCGCGAGTACGTCAACGAGGCGCCGGTGCGCCATCAGGGCGGCCGGCATGAGCGTCCGGGCCGTCCCGGGCGCCACGAGCGCGAGGCCGCGAAGGCGGGGCGCACGCCGTGGAAGAAGCCGGCGGGTGCCGACGCGGACGGGCAGTGGAGGTCGCTCGCCGAACAGGAAGAGGCGGGGACGCGGACCACGGACGAGGCCCTTCAGAAGCCACGAGGTGCTCGCTCGGGGGCCGCGTCGTGGAGGTCCGTCACGGCGGCCGGAGACGAAGGCCGCCAGAAGCCACAAGGTGCTCGCTCGGGGGCCGCGTCGTGGAAGTCCGCCACGGCGGCCAGTGAGGCGTCCCACCGGAAGCTGTCGGGTCCTGGCGCGGAGGCCGAGCCGTGGAGCCCGGACGCGGAAGAGACGCCGTTCGGCGTGAGGCCCTGGGAGCCTCCGACGGCCGAGGACGTCGCGTCGGAAGAAGCCGCGTCGTTCGCTGGGTTTGGTGGCGATGCGTCCGAGGAGGCGACGTCCAGGCCGCGCCCGCGCGGACGGTTCAGCCGGGAAGGGCGCCGCGAAGAGGCCGCGCCCGCTCGCACGACCTCGCGCTTCCCGCGTGCCAAGACCGAAGACGTGCCCACGCCGAAGGCGGAGCCCTCCGCTCCGGCGAAGGGCAAGCGCCGGGTGATTCGCCCCGCGCGACCGGCGTCCGGCGAGGACTCCGCCAGCACCGCGGGAGCGCTGTCGCCGAGTGAGGATTTCGCGCGCCCGGGACAGGACTCCGAGGAGGCCGCGCCGTCGGCGGCACCGGGCCTGGAGGCCAGTCCTTTCGGTGACGACACCGCCCCGGCCGCGTCTCCGCATCCGGGCTTCGACCGGATCCGCGCGCTGGCCGCGCAACGGGGCCAGCTCACCACGGGCGGGGCTCCTGGGCGCGCGGGCGCGTCCAAGAAGGTGCGCAAGGCGGCGACGGGCGCGGCGGCCCGCTCGAAGCCTTCGAAGAAATCCCCCTCGGGGAAGAAGACCGGGGGCAGCAAGGGCGCGAGCAAGAAGCCGGGGCGTGGGGCTCCCGGCAAGCGCAAGCGCTGA